The genomic interval AACTCTGCTTTAATGTCATCAGCCTTAGCATCATCAGGCAAAACCAGGCTTGTGTTATAGTATCCATAGCTACTTGATGACCAATACTCatcatcttctccttcttctttctcttccttgtGCTCTCCCTTTATTGTCAACACCCCATCATCAATGGTGATCTTCACCTCCTCTTTTGTCATTCCTGGCATCTCATACCTCAGTTTGTAATGATCGTCTCTCTCTTTCACACGACCACTCAGAGACCAAGGTGTCAGATTCATGTTCTCAAAAACCCTGTTGATGTTCTCACTTGCCTGCATCAGTGCATTCCCAAGCCCTGAAGGAAAGAACTCTAACAGCCAAACACAAAGTGTAAGTGTGAGCTTCATCACAAAAAAACCTTACATTCAATACCATAACCTGCATCTTAATCTATCCTTCAATGTAAACTTTTGAGTTACAATAAtagaaaagtagaaaaagagagagtaCCATAGAGAGCTGGAGGGAATTCACGATCATGGTTTCTCCAAATCCATCTTCTGTTCCTCCTTCTGGGGAACAACCTGTTAGACTTTTTCCCTTCAGTGACAGCAACTTCAGTGGCTTCAGATTTTCCTTTATCACCTGCTGCAGTGGCAAACCTTTTGAGCAATTCATTGTTCCATCTCTGCTTGTGCAAGCCACCAGAACTATGGCTGCTGAAGGAAGATGAAGCAAACAACCTTCCTCGCAAATCTTTCAAAGCCAAACGTGCCAAAGCCATATGATGACTTGATGTTCAACACTGCTGCTTGTTTCTCTTTGTCTGTTTTGTATGTTCTTGCTGATAGTTGGTGGAACTGAGACaacttaaatatatatctaaCACAAGATGCATAGAGAAGTGTCCATGAAATTCTAGCATGTTAAGGATGTTTAGAACAGTGATATTAATGGAGAGTTCTGGTTTTTTCTCAGACCTTACATGGATAGATTCACAAGAGTGTtccagagaaaaaaatataatacacatGTACCTgtgttcttgattttttttttttcattccctTCTGGGCCTGAAGAATAAAGGTAGAGTCCAGAAATAACTCTGATGGCTCTGGCCCAAATTCAGAATGCAATTTACACTTAAtcacacattttattattaaacaattattatctttctaacaattttttccctttaaactctttttttcttttcatatttactATGAAAGGTTTCAATTCTTACTGAAATGATGTGTTACAAAAAAAGTAGTTGAAAAAACTAAGACATTTGAAAGTTGTATCACTATTTTTGAAAGTGTTATGTACAATTTTTCTCACGATAatttaagtgaaaaataaataataaaaaaactacaaaGGAAAAAGCTTATTGCTTGAATTTAATACCATTGAATTGAAATGTCAATCACTTTCCAATGAGATTTAACACAATTAAAAGATAAGCAATTTCCTAAATATATCAATTAGACTCTTTGACTATATTTAGAATATGCATTgttaaaaaaagagaagtgaaaCTTGAAATCATGGCCAGAGAAagatttcattaataatatatacttgGTGCCAAAATATATCTATCCTGTCATTACaatgttttatacttttaataattagtatatatttattttcctttttattaaatCTTTTGCTTATAAAGTAAAAGACTAATTTCAAAAATAGGAGGAGAATTTATCAGATGACATATAATTACTGAAAAGTTAAAAGGACAAAATCTTAGAATATGCAACATTGAAATTGATGAACCATGACAAAATGGACAATGATAGCCATCTAtgatcattttttatttgaagctGGGTACCAGTGAACAATCAAAGTTTGACCAAATTATGCAATCATAAATCAAATCATTGACCATTCTTAGAATTTTGCTATgaatgtaataattttattaattacacattttaatccaagtttttttctattacattaataaaacatttgttATCGTAGTCAGATCTACCAACCCATTATATGTTAGATAAATACTGATGAAGATACACATTAAACGCCTATTACTTATACTAACATagtgtatatatttatacacacacacacaacacacatttttcaaatatcagttaaaaagtaattaaaaaatacaaataaatatgttttctcGTAAACTTAAATccaaatcttttaatttattagatatccATTTGTTtagaaaactatattatatactCTAAACAAAATTTGGTCATCTGTTGTacctaaaacctttttttaagtctttttaaGATATAGGTACAAATTCCAACAAGATAAACTGGTATGAAACCAAATCAGAAACTGCATATTTATAAATTGACCATTACACAAAATTTAGAGGCAGTGCAAATGAAAGTAGCAACCAACTCATGCAGCATGGTGTCAGCCAAGAGTTTTCCAAAACTAGGCTGATGAGTTAGTGGAGGCAGCCAAGGCAATCAATTAAATCAAGTATAATACAGTTATATCATGTTCCCAAGAGAGAAATTTTCCTCATCATATTCATAGGCATTTGAAAACTGATATACAAACTGAAGTGTATGCCAATTAGTCCTTCCTATAAGCAAGAACTATGATTATTTTCAGCGACACTTCCTAAAGCTTCAACAGCTCAGTCGTATAGGCCATCCTGCTCCCAGATGTCCACAAGAAAATCTACCATTTCCTATCAGTATTCATATGACAAGATCATTACATAatcattttttacttaaaatattttatcatggTTCTTTGAAAGTAGATGCTTACTGCAAGAGGGATAGGCTGACGGAAAGGCTTGTTGCTCCCAAGTAAACTTTCATATGTTGCATTCCAACTGCAAAGCCAAGAAATTTTGGCAAGGCACAGACAATAAGTTCTGACAAGAtaggagaaaaagagaaagaaattcaTACTGAGAGAAAGAAGTTCATTCGAAGCAGTATATGCAAATCTTATCACCCAACTTGGAAAGTTATGCTATACACCATACCAATATGAAAGAAATTAGCAAGCAGAACTCATCAAGACAACAATTGAAAGGACAATGGTGCTTTGACACCATATTTTTTGTTACACTTATTTGACACTATCCCTCACTACACTtccctctctctttttctttaaaggTTGTCAACTGGTAGCCAAATGGTGTCAAAGAACCTGTTTTCCAATTGAAATATAAGCTAAGCTCCTTATAATGTACTTGTTATGTAGCAGCAAGGACATAACAGCTATGCACCATGGATTCAACTTAAACGAGTCATTCACAAATTTCTTCATCAAGGCTACGACAGGCTTTCCAATTATTTAACTATGAGCTTTAATAGagagtaaattaatttttcctcATTGGTCGCAGGGTGGCTTAGCAGACTGTTTCCAATATGATCATCCAGAGCATATGTTTAACAGTATAACCACAACACAAGGAGACTGGTATATGAAACACAgacaagaaaaaggaaatgatGAAGATAACTTGTAGATAAATGGATTTTCAAGAGtccaaacacaaacaaatttgCAGAAAATATAAAAAGCTGCCAATATATTAATCCAAAAATGTAAGTTACCTCAATTTAGGTTCTCGTAATTGTTGTATTCGGTTTTCAGATTTTTTATTTCCAACCCAGCGTTGCCGAGTCTGATTCCAAAGAATTAGACCTGCAACCAAAAATATTGCCATAAATTCACCTGCAAACTAAAATATGATTGCACCACTAACATATCTAATAAAATCTCACTAATCTACTATAGATTGGAAGGTTCGGCGGGTAAAAGGCATATCAATAAGAAACGAGGTAAACTAACAGTGGTTCATAAATGTGTGTGACCTAAAAGAAAAGTGAGGTGAGCGCTAGTCAAACTGCATTTCTTAACTGAGCAACAACATGCATCAGATATATATTGTCATGGTACACCAAAAATTGCTGTGTCCTAAAAGGGAAATAAAGAAGTAACTGCATTACATAGACATCAGTTTAATGTTAGCATTACATATCACCACTACTTACAAACACACACCATGGCTTAGCTTTAGACTTGTTTTAATAGAGTTTGACATTGTTCAACCCACAAGTAGTAGGCAGTGGATGATTTCAGCTTGCACTGTGAAAGGCCacaccctttctttttctcgtttcaattaaattacaaaaaagaaaaatagttcaTGTCAAACCATGAATTCTTGTTTGGAAAAAATATCTGCACAAAtaaaaagcaatgaaaaatacAATACCATGATTTACAAATTCAGTGGGGTTGCTGCTGTTTTTGGAAGAACTAGCATGAGGAACCACAGCTTGGTTTGTAAGACTGGCTGAAGAGATGCTCCCCTGTGACTGAACAGCACTGTTGTCCATATCATGCGTGCTGGTGGTCCAGAAATCCTCTGATGAACTAGGTTTCCTTACTGAGTTACCTTTTGTTGCTACTCCTTTTGATGGCACATCCACTGTGGCGCTCAGGGTAGGCCTTTTATAGCATCCAACACAACCACTGCTCTGTTACAATATCATTAATTTCGGTTATGCACCACTTTATAATCATACTATTGGCTATGATATCCATCATAATTCAGCCACTTCAATTTAATGGCAACAAATATgcattatttatgttaaaaatgcAAGAACCAATCTTGTTTGAGTAGTCACAAAAATGCAACACTCTCCAGACGGGCGGCTTTagttcataaaattaaaaaacctaaaaggtaatttattgaaaaattcaaCCACTATACATATAAATCCTCTGTtaccaaaaaatatatgttgGCATTAAAATCTGACCGATCTTAAAACCTTTGCATCATTTTTCTAGACAACTATGTAATCAAGAGACGTAAAGGAATAACTTTCAGCGTCATCACCCTAGCACATGATTTCCAATCAATATAGGGGGAAATTAATACCCACACAATATAAAGTTAATTGCAGGGGAAAGGGGAAAAAGGAGACAGCTTTATTTCAGCTACGGTTGGATTCGAAAAACATACCCCATATGCATGCAATGTCTGAAACACCCCAGAAGCCTGATTAGATTAGATCTGTCCCAAGAAATTCGAAGAAAACTAAAGAAGATGAAATCGATTCCAGAGAAATCCTAACAATTCAATCAGAAAACagagattaaataaaaaaaaattaaaaaaaaaaaaagataaagaaaatgcaTAAAAGAAGATGAGAATAAAAACCTTTGAGTTTGAAAGCCCTCCCTTCTGATGTGTAAACACTCAGATGGGATTGCTTTTTggattcttcttcttcctcagcttcttctcttttcttctctctcaatcGAAATCAACAAAAGAAACTGATAAGGCAAGAGTGGAATATCTTAAGCaacaaaaatgtaataatttaacttttatttataattatttaaaaaatttataattttaactgcAATTTACCTAACTGtcagaaacataaaaaataattttaaaaattaagatactATAATTTTTACATCTGCCATTAT from Vigna radiata var. radiata cultivar VC1973A chromosome 9, Vradiata_ver6, whole genome shotgun sequence carries:
- the LOC106773983 gene encoding 26.5 kDa heat shock protein, mitochondrial, with protein sequence MALARLALKDLRGRLFASSSFSSHSSGGLHKQRWNNELLKRFATAAGDKGKSEATEVAVTEGKKSNRLFPRRRNRRWIWRNHDREFPPALYEFFPSGLGNALMQASENINRVFENMNLTPWSLSGRVKERDDHYKLRYEMPGMTKEEVKITIDDGVLTIKGEHKEEKEEGEDDEYWSSSSYGYYNTSLVLPDDAKADDIKAELKDGVLIVTIPRTEKPKKDVKQVTVE
- the LOC106772964 gene encoding uncharacterized protein LOC106772964 isoform X1, with product MHMGGCVGCYKRPTLSATVDVPSKGVATKGNSVRKPSSSEDFWTTSTHDMDNSAVQSQGSISSASLTNQAVVPHASSSKNSSNPTEFVNHGLILWNQTRQRWVGNKKSENRIQQLREPKLRTYCLCLAKISWLCSWNATYESLLGSNKPFRQPIPLAEMVDFLVDIWEQDGLYD
- the LOC106772964 gene encoding uncharacterized protein LOC106772964 isoform X2, which gives rise to MHMGGCVGCYKRPTLSATVDVPSKGVATKGNSVRKPSSSEDFWTTSTHDMDNSAVQSQGSISSASLTNQAVVPHASSSKNSSNPTEFVNHGLILWNQTRQRWVGNKKSENRIQQLREPKLSWNATYESLLGSNKPFRQPIPLAEMVDFLVDIWEQDGLYD